From Terriglobia bacterium, one genomic window encodes:
- a CDS encoding aldehyde dehydrogenase (NADP(+)): MDLGGKSLIGFAEATGDGPKFTALDPATGTALSGEFVKATKDDVDRAAHLAVQASPVLAKLSGKDRAAMLGAIAESIERSGEEIVQRAHRETALTLDRLRGEVGRTTNQLRLFASVCEDGSWVDARIDTAQPERKPLPRPDLRSMLRHVGPVVVFGASNFPLAFSVAGGDTASAWAAGNPVLVKAHPAHPGTSELVGRTIVDALKGFGAPDGAFSLLFDDGVEVGRALVTHPAVRAVGFTGSRRGGRALMDLAAQRPEPIPVFAEMSSTNPLFILPGALRERGEAIASGLVASFTLGVGQFCTKPGLVFVDEGPQGDTFVARIVEAAGKVNRGTLLTAAIAETYRSGVERRSGKVRLLAGGVAAPACGADIAVFETESSNLTEELIDELFGPTVLIVRSRGMNDMLRFAVRMPGQLTATLHGTAADLRDAAELIDVLQTRVGRVLFNGFPTGVEVSHAMVHGGSYPATSDCRFTSVGTLSIRRFAKPVCFQNFPDEGLPDELQDRNPLNILRLVNGSPTRDAITRPTS; encoded by the coding sequence ATGGACCTGGGCGGAAAGTCATTAATCGGTTTTGCAGAGGCTACTGGTGACGGACCAAAATTCACGGCATTGGATCCCGCGACCGGCACAGCGCTTTCCGGCGAATTCGTAAAGGCGACCAAGGACGACGTTGACCGCGCTGCGCATCTGGCGGTGCAGGCGTCGCCAGTTCTGGCGAAGTTAAGCGGCAAAGATCGTGCAGCCATGCTGGGTGCGATTGCTGAGTCCATCGAGCGGTCAGGCGAGGAAATAGTTCAGCGAGCGCACCGGGAAACAGCACTCACGCTGGACCGCCTGCGCGGAGAAGTAGGACGCACAACGAATCAGCTTCGACTGTTCGCCTCTGTTTGCGAGGACGGTTCGTGGGTGGATGCGCGGATCGATACGGCGCAACCCGAGCGCAAGCCCCTTCCACGGCCAGATCTGCGATCGATGCTGCGACACGTGGGGCCGGTTGTTGTTTTCGGAGCCAGCAATTTTCCCCTTGCGTTCTCTGTGGCCGGGGGAGACACGGCGTCTGCGTGGGCCGCGGGAAACCCCGTCCTGGTGAAAGCGCATCCGGCTCACCCGGGAACCTCAGAACTGGTAGGGCGCACGATCGTCGACGCGCTAAAAGGCTTCGGAGCGCCGGACGGGGCGTTCTCGCTTTTATTCGATGATGGGGTCGAGGTTGGACGCGCACTTGTGACTCATCCCGCGGTACGAGCGGTGGGATTCACGGGCTCGCGGCGCGGCGGTCGGGCATTGATGGATCTTGCGGCGCAGCGGCCTGAACCAATCCCGGTCTTCGCGGAAATGAGCAGCACGAACCCACTATTTATACTTCCGGGCGCGCTGCGTGAGCGCGGAGAAGCAATTGCGTCAGGACTGGTTGCGTCCTTCACGCTGGGCGTCGGCCAGTTCTGCACCAAGCCAGGGCTCGTATTCGTCGACGAGGGGCCGCAAGGCGATACATTTGTGGCCAGGATTGTCGAGGCTGCGGGGAAAGTGAATCGAGGCACGCTTTTAACGGCGGCAATCGCCGAGACGTATCGCTCGGGTGTCGAGCGCAGAAGTGGTAAGGTTCGATTACTGGCCGGTGGCGTGGCTGCCCCCGCATGTGGCGCTGATATCGCAGTATTCGAAACCGAATCTTCCAACCTCACCGAAGAACTTATAGACGAGCTATTCGGTCCCACCGTGTTGATTGTGCGGTCGCGCGGGATGAATGACATGCTCAGGTTCGCCGTCAGAATGCCGGGCCAGCTTACGGCCACGCTGCACGGAACCGCGGCCGATCTTCGCGATGCTGCCGAGTTGATCGACGTATTGCAAACGCGCGTTGGGCGCGTGCTCTTCAATGGGTTCCCGACCGGGGTGGAGGTTTCGCATGCGATGGTCCACGGCGGTTCTTATCCGGCGACTTCCGATTGTCGCTTCACCTCGGTTGGAACTTTGTCGATTCGCCGGTTTGCAAAACCCGTATGCTTCCAGAATTTTCCCGACGAAGGTTTGCCGGACGAGTTGCAGGATCGGAATCCACTCAACATCTTGCGGTTGGTAAACGGATCGCCCACTCGCGACGCAATTACAAGACCCACTTCTTAA
- a CDS encoding LysR substrate-binding domain-containing protein: protein MEVHQLRYFCAVARHGTFTRASEVEHVAQPSLSQQILKLEAELGARLFDRLPRSAKLTVFGKAFLPKAEKILRELDAAKTELRDMSSNEKGEVVVGIIPTIAAYLLPRLLNGFTARHPLVTIKIIEDITPTLVQRLHDGTIDLAVAALPIAGNELDSLELFEEKFYAVLPEKHQLASRSSVSLAELNRESFLLLKEGHCFRDSLIAACHKSRISPRVVFESGQFASILAMVSANMGVSAVPAMAARPQPGCKFIPISGKHSTRIVGIVTSRNHYQSRAQRLLMKQMRDACGEAARAS, encoded by the coding sequence ATGGAAGTTCACCAGCTCCGGTATTTCTGCGCCGTCGCTCGTCATGGCACCTTCACCCGCGCTTCTGAGGTAGAACACGTCGCGCAACCTTCTCTGTCGCAACAGATCCTGAAACTCGAAGCGGAGTTGGGTGCTCGGCTCTTCGATCGCCTGCCTCGCTCCGCCAAGCTCACGGTGTTCGGGAAGGCCTTCCTGCCGAAGGCGGAAAAAATCCTTCGCGAGTTGGACGCGGCCAAGACCGAGCTTCGCGATATGTCCAGCAATGAGAAAGGTGAAGTTGTCGTCGGGATTATCCCGACGATCGCCGCCTACCTGCTTCCCAGGCTACTGAATGGGTTCACGGCGCGGCATCCGCTCGTAACTATCAAAATCATCGAAGACATCACGCCGACCCTGGTGCAGCGCCTGCATGATGGGACGATTGACCTCGCCGTAGCGGCCTTGCCGATTGCCGGAAACGAACTCGACAGCCTGGAGCTATTCGAGGAGAAGTTCTACGCGGTGCTTCCCGAGAAACACCAGCTTGCTTCACGCTCTTCGGTCAGTCTGGCAGAGTTGAATCGCGAATCGTTTCTTCTGCTGAAGGAGGGCCATTGCTTTCGCGACAGCCTGATCGCGGCCTGCCACAAGTCAAGAATCTCGCCGCGCGTGGTATTCGAGAGCGGCCAGTTTGCCTCTATATTGGCAATGGTCTCTGCGAACATGGGCGTATCGGCAGTACCGGCCATGGCGGCGCGGCCGCAACCGGGATGCAAGTTCATTCCTATCTCAGGCAAACATAGCACCCGAATAGTTGGCATCGTAACCTCGCGCAATCATTATCAGAGTCGCGCCCAACGCCTGTTGATGAAGCAAATGCGCGACGCCTGCGGAGAAGCGGCGCGCGCTTCGTGA